A region from the Paenibacillus humicola genome encodes:
- the mgrA gene encoding L-glyceraldehyde 3-phosphate reductase encodes MVYQASEERYASMKYNRCGRSGLKLPAISLGLWHNFGGTDTYENGAAMLRRAFDLGVTHFDLANNYGPPAGSAEEMFGRVMAGDFKPYRDEMIISTKAGYYMWAGPYGEWGSRKYLVSSLDQSLKRMGLDYVDIFYHHRPDPDTPLEETMGALDHIVRSGKALYAGISNYNAEQAAAAIEIANRLGTPILIHQPSYSMLNRWIEGGLQDVLEQNGVGSIVFSPLAQGMLSNKYLNGIPEDSRAGGSSRFLSEKNITAELLDKLRRLNDLASARGQSLAQMALAWVLRGGRVTSALIGASKVSQVEDSVAALNNLDFSSEELEQIETILK; translated from the coding sequence GTGGTCTACCAGGCAAGTGAAGAGCGGTATGCTTCCATGAAGTACAACCGCTGCGGACGATCCGGCTTGAAGCTGCCGGCGATTTCGCTGGGGTTGTGGCACAATTTCGGCGGGACGGATACATACGAGAACGGCGCGGCTATGCTGCGCAGGGCGTTCGATTTGGGCGTCACGCACTTCGATCTCGCGAATAACTACGGGCCGCCGGCCGGTTCGGCGGAGGAAATGTTCGGGCGGGTGATGGCGGGCGATTTCAAGCCTTACCGCGACGAAATGATTATTTCGACGAAGGCGGGCTATTATATGTGGGCGGGGCCTTACGGCGAGTGGGGCTCGCGCAAATATCTGGTTTCTTCGCTGGACCAGAGCCTGAAGCGGATGGGGCTCGATTACGTCGATATTTTCTATCATCATCGTCCGGACCCGGATACGCCGCTCGAGGAAACGATGGGCGCACTCGACCATATCGTCCGTTCGGGCAAAGCGCTTTACGCCGGCATTTCCAACTATAACGCCGAGCAGGCGGCAGCGGCGATCGAGATCGCAAACCGGCTTGGCACGCCGATTCTGATCCACCAGCCGTCCTATAGCATGCTGAACCGCTGGATCGAAGGCGGACTGCAGGACGTTCTCGAGCAGAACGGCGTCGGCAGCATCGTGTTCAGCCCGCTGGCGCAGGGCATGCTGTCGAACAAATATTTGAACGGCATTCCGGAGGATTCGCGCGCAGGCGGCTCGAGCCGGTTCCTCAGCGAGAAGAACATCACCGCCGAGCTGCTGGACAAGCTGCGCAGGCTGAACGATCTGGCGTCGGCGCGCGGCCAGTCGCTCGCGCAGATGGCGCTCGCCTGGGTGCTGCGCGGCGGCCGAGTTACGTCCGCGCTGATCGGCGCCAGCAAGGTGAGCCAGGTCGAGGACAGCGTGGCGGCGCTGAACAATCTCGATTTTTCGAGCGAAGAGCTGGAGCAAATCGAGACGATTCTGAAGTAA
- a CDS encoding LysM peptidoglycan-binding domain-containing protein — MPISPGTHLMVTVLPGDTLYAIANRYGTNVPAITQANALYPPVTDPGLIYPGQLLLLRLPGMSQTSAVLYQVAQGDNLFRIGERFSAGADMLASLNQLQDPNLIRVGQQLFVPAFVYEVAPGDTFYGISRRFGASMSELARANRGRPGWSPDVLYPGFQLAVPYPSSTNIAVFEPMPGATIASGQQLSGVARAFEANVLYQLRDASGRSVIPERFVTAAEGAPAFGRFNAELRFAQTPAARTGTLLVYTRSARDGSIQDMVEVPVRF, encoded by the coding sequence ATGCCGATTTCTCCGGGAACCCATCTGATGGTGACCGTCCTCCCCGGCGATACGCTGTATGCGATCGCCAACCGATACGGCACGAACGTGCCTGCCATTACACAGGCCAATGCGCTGTATCCGCCCGTTACCGACCCGGGCCTCATTTATCCCGGGCAATTGCTTCTGCTCCGGCTGCCGGGCATGTCGCAGACGAGCGCCGTGCTGTACCAGGTCGCGCAGGGCGACAACCTGTTCCGCATCGGCGAGCGGTTTTCCGCCGGCGCCGACATGCTGGCGTCGCTCAACCAGCTGCAGGATCCGAACCTCATTCGCGTCGGCCAGCAGCTGTTCGTCCCCGCTTTCGTGTACGAGGTTGCGCCGGGCGATACGTTCTACGGCATTTCGCGCCGGTTCGGCGCATCCATGAGCGAGCTCGCGCGGGCGAACCGCGGCCGGCCGGGCTGGTCGCCGGACGTGCTGTATCCGGGCTTCCAACTGGCGGTTCCGTACCCGTCCTCCACGAATATCGCCGTTTTCGAGCCGATGCCCGGCGCGACGATCGCCTCCGGCCAGCAGCTGTCGGGCGTGGCCCGCGCCTTCGAAGCAAACGTGCTGTACCAGCTTCGCGATGCATCGGGCCGCTCTGTTATTCCGGAGCGGTTCGTGACAGCCGCCGAAGGCGCGCCGGCGTTCGGGCGGTTTAACGCGGAGCTCCGTTTCGCCCAGACGCCCGCCGCACGCACGGGCACGCTGCTGGTATACACGCGCAGCGCCCGCGACGGCAGCATTCAGGACATGGTCGAGGTGCCGGTCCGTTTCTGA
- a CDS encoding EamA family transporter, translated as MTLVQFALIAANTLMLVSGQFLWKYGLMRQTRPFESVRTVLELLFSPYIAGGLFIYGCATVLWLYIVSKVDLGYAYPVQSLAYILSIVGAYYLFGEPLSAMKIAGCLLILAGVACIGLSARLTVS; from the coding sequence GTGACGCTTGTTCAGTTTGCGCTTATAGCGGCGAATACGCTGATGCTGGTGTCCGGCCAGTTTTTGTGGAAATACGGGCTGATGCGGCAGACGAGGCCGTTCGAGAGCGTTCGGACCGTGCTGGAGCTGCTGTTCTCCCCTTACATCGCCGGCGGGCTGTTCATTTACGGCTGCGCCACCGTTCTTTGGCTCTATATCGTGTCCAAGGTGGATCTTGGCTACGCTTATCCGGTTCAAAGCCTGGCTTACATCCTCTCCATCGTCGGCGCCTATTATTTGTTCGGCGAACCGCTGTCGGCCATGAAAATCGCGGGCTGCCTGCTGATTCTGGCCGGCGTCGCCTGTATCGGCCTGTCCGCACGTCTGACCGTTTCGTAA
- a CDS encoding DUF2304 domain-containing protein: MNQFVAILITLCFFGLIVYFTATHKLRDRYAFLWLVVALAGVAAALCIPLLNRIAGRIGIAYMPAFVFLITIVFILGLLVRQTIGLSNQADKIKTLTQEFAVLEKKLLELQPEKGGERRL, encoded by the coding sequence ATGAATCAGTTTGTCGCCATTTTGATCACGCTGTGTTTTTTCGGGCTGATCGTGTATTTCACGGCGACCCACAAGCTGCGGGACCGCTATGCGTTCCTGTGGCTGGTCGTCGCGCTCGCCGGCGTTGCGGCCGCGCTTTGCATCCCGCTGCTGAACCGGATCGCCGGGCGGATCGGCATCGCGTATATGCCGGCGTTCGTCTTCCTGATTACGATCGTCTTCATCCTGGGGCTGCTTGTCCGGCAGACGATCGGCTTATCGAACCAGGCAGATAAAATCAAAACGCTGACGCAGGAGTTTGCCGTGCTGGAGAAAAAGCTGCTTGAGCTTCAGCCGGAGAAGGGCGGTGAACGCCGCCTGTGA
- a CDS encoding glycosyltransferase family 2 protein: MPFIPTEQNRSILVIIPAYNEEAALSRTVRELKLHTPYDFVVIDDGSKDRTPDIIRSEGMPSLRHAVNLGIGGSMQSGYKYADRLGYSYAIQLDADGQHRPQDIAKLVEAVRTGDLDMVIGSRFLKPSGYRGSAARRIGIYYFHLLVRLLTGVRITDPTSGFRIVNRRTIELFSRAYPTDYPEVEVIVSLVKRGFRVKEIPVDMRSRQGGESSINWTKSMYYMMKVTLFSLIRKSFS, encoded by the coding sequence ATGCCGTTTATCCCAACCGAACAGAACCGCAGCATTCTCGTCATCATTCCCGCTTACAACGAAGAGGCGGCGCTCTCTCGCACGGTCCGGGAGCTGAAGCTGCATACGCCTTACGATTTTGTCGTCATCGACGACGGCTCAAAGGACCGCACGCCCGATATTATCCGGAGCGAGGGGATGCCCTCCCTGCGCCACGCGGTCAATCTCGGCATCGGCGGCTCGATGCAGAGCGGCTACAAATACGCCGACCGGCTGGGTTACTCGTATGCGATCCAGCTCGACGCCGACGGGCAGCACCGGCCGCAGGACATCGCCAAGCTCGTGGAAGCGGTCCGGACCGGCGATTTGGACATGGTGATCGGTTCGCGCTTCCTTAAGCCGAGCGGCTATCGCGGCAGCGCGGCAAGACGGATCGGCATTTATTATTTTCACCTGCTCGTCCGGCTGCTTACCGGCGTCCGAATCACCGATCCGACCTCGGGGTTTCGCATTGTAAACCGCCGGACGATCGAGCTGTTTTCGCGCGCCTATCCGACCGATTATCCGGAGGTCGAAGTGATCGTCAGCCTGGTCAAGCGCGGTTTTCGGGTGAAGGAAATCCCCGTCGACATGCGGAGCCGCCAAGGCGGCGAGTCGTCGATCAACTGGACCAAATCGATGTATTATATGATGAAGGTGACCCTGTTCTCATTGATCCGCAAAAGCTTCTCATAA